The Chitinophaga sp. H8 genome contains a region encoding:
- a CDS encoding SusC/RagA family TonB-linked outer membrane protein — protein sequence MKQLVILMLCCFASMGLYAQLSAKVVQVGRKDITLGEILAVLQQKEKLSVMYDDNIPKHQSIHLPATTASLQELLQQVAAQTGLETKIINNSIYIRGTAVEKSSQLLQVSGTVSSADNQEFLPGVSIVTGSKKPLGVTDANGKFRFSVPPGTQVVFSFVGYQQVKQVINKSDDQLDIHLTPDRRMLDQVVVTALGLTQEKKSLGYAVQELKGDQMNEARDNNFINSLSGKIAGVNIISSGAVGSSARITIRGESSLNYQKNQPLMIVDGIPVGNDPVQNTTEADFGNSAGEFNPADIESVTVLKGPAASALYGSRAANGAIVITTKSGKGRRGLGVSVTSGLTWETPLILPKFQNDFGRGNGNDYVGSNFGYSNNGLYPNGVNDGTDESWGPRLDGSLRGQFNSPTTNGYRGGDVYLPNRGDIIPSPWIPHPNSARDFFETGHTRFNAVAFSGANDVANFRFSYTNQDEKGIVPNNDLTRNSFKLNAGYKLSSRLLAETSVNYTKSKSTNRPDLGYGRNKPMYFLLWMTRDVDMNSLRNYWQPGLEGIQQFQHNYEEDHNNPFFYQYENTTGQDKNQLYGNVKLTYNILDNLSLMVRGGTDYYNDFRPKRMAVSTIDNRKGFYEETTLGYQENNFDFLLSYKNKVAAFNYSLSLGGNAMERTRTRRTSTVEQLLIPGVYNLDNTAVPLKGSSYNERRKINSFYGFFQADYKGKVYIGLTGRNDWSSTLPVNHNSYFYPSVNTSILFNEIFALSPKIDLLKLRVGFAQVGNDTDPYQTMTSYYFQGLWGGLPSLAEDGSLKSLQLKPESSNTIELGTEMMFFKNRLGIDITVYKTNSKNQILPLQTANSSGYGSRLVNAGEIANRGLEVMLTTVPVKLSNSFQWNLNVNFARNVSKVVALAPGVDKLVQAAPGEDATIEARVGERMGGLYGPGFQRVKEGDLKGMIIIGANGRPQITADPIYLGNINADWTAGITNRLAYKGFYAEALLDISHGGVFISRFLNKAIGAGQLAESAEGRIARTKGEEYDESKPYYRDGAALMPDGSYKRNLEVFDGTFSKGVYGTAIRDFHKRYYDHNSEAQLLDRSFVKLRELKAGYSFPKRLFHQLPVQSLTLSLVARNLFLWTKNPHFDPETGASTGNGLVGGFENLSIPTSRSIGFNLNVNF from the coding sequence GTGAAACAATTAGTTATACTTATGTTATGCTGCTTTGCCAGCATGGGACTCTATGCCCAGCTCTCAGCAAAAGTTGTCCAGGTAGGAAGAAAGGACATTACACTTGGTGAAATACTGGCGGTTTTGCAACAAAAAGAAAAGTTGTCCGTGATGTATGATGATAATATTCCTAAACACCAAAGCATCCATTTACCAGCTACTACCGCCAGTTTGCAGGAGCTGTTGCAGCAGGTAGCTGCACAAACGGGGCTGGAAACAAAGATCATTAACAACAGCATCTATATCCGTGGTACAGCAGTAGAGAAAAGCTCACAATTACTGCAGGTATCGGGCACTGTAAGCAGCGCGGATAATCAGGAATTCTTACCGGGAGTAAGCATCGTTACCGGTAGCAAGAAACCTTTAGGCGTAACAGATGCCAATGGAAAGTTCCGTTTCAGCGTACCACCAGGTACGCAGGTAGTATTTTCCTTTGTAGGATATCAGCAGGTAAAACAGGTAATTAATAAAAGTGATGATCAGCTGGACATTCATTTAACACCCGACAGAAGAATGCTGGACCAGGTAGTGGTAACTGCGCTGGGCCTTACCCAGGAAAAAAAATCATTGGGATATGCTGTGCAGGAGCTGAAGGGAGACCAGATGAATGAAGCCAGGGATAATAACTTTATTAATTCGCTTTCAGGCAAAATTGCCGGTGTAAACATCATTTCCAGCGGAGCAGTGGGTAGCAGTGCCCGCATTACGATTCGGGGCGAATCTTCTTTGAATTATCAGAAGAACCAACCACTGATGATCGTAGATGGTATCCCGGTAGGAAATGATCCGGTTCAGAATACAACGGAAGCAGATTTTGGTAATTCCGCCGGAGAATTCAATCCTGCAGATATTGAATCGGTGACAGTGTTGAAAGGCCCTGCCGCTTCAGCGCTTTATGGTTCCCGGGCAGCGAATGGTGCAATTGTAATCACCACCAAATCAGGTAAAGGCAGAAGAGGATTAGGAGTGAGTGTCACCAGCGGGCTTACCTGGGAAACCCCTTTAATACTTCCCAAATTCCAAAATGATTTTGGCAGGGGGAATGGAAACGATTACGTGGGATCTAATTTTGGCTACAGCAATAACGGGTTATATCCTAATGGCGTAAATGATGGTACGGATGAAAGCTGGGGGCCACGTCTGGATGGATCCTTACGCGGACAGTTTAATTCTCCAACCACCAATGGATACCGCGGAGGGGATGTATACCTGCCTAACCGGGGAGATATTATCCCTTCCCCCTGGATCCCACATCCTAACAGCGCGCGCGACTTTTTTGAAACCGGTCATACCCGCTTTAACGCAGTTGCTTTCAGCGGTGCCAATGATGTGGCAAATTTCCGTTTCTCCTATACGAATCAGGATGAAAAAGGGATAGTGCCGAATAACGACCTTACCCGTAATTCCTTTAAGCTGAATGCAGGGTATAAGCTTTCCAGCCGCTTGCTGGCAGAAACGTCTGTCAACTATACCAAAAGCAAAAGTACCAACCGGCCTGACCTGGGATATGGTCGTAATAAACCGATGTACTTTCTGCTTTGGATGACGAGAGATGTTGATATGAACAGCCTCCGTAATTACTGGCAACCCGGTCTGGAAGGCATTCAACAGTTTCAGCATAATTATGAAGAAGACCATAATAATCCTTTCTTCTATCAATATGAAAATACAACGGGGCAAGACAAAAATCAGTTGTATGGTAATGTAAAGCTGACCTATAATATCCTGGACAACCTTAGTCTGATGGTAAGGGGAGGAACGGATTATTATAATGATTTCAGACCCAAAAGAATGGCAGTTAGTACTATTGATAACCGTAAGGGCTTTTATGAAGAAACTACGCTTGGATACCAGGAGAATAACTTCGACTTCCTGTTGAGCTACAAGAATAAGGTAGCTGCTTTTAACTATAGTTTATCACTGGGAGGAAATGCCATGGAAAGAACACGTACCCGTCGTACCAGTACTGTAGAGCAATTGCTGATACCAGGTGTTTATAATCTTGATAATACTGCGGTGCCACTAAAAGGATCATCTTACAATGAACGCAGAAAGATCAACAGCTTCTATGGTTTTTTTCAGGCAGACTACAAAGGGAAGGTATACATTGGCTTAACCGGGCGTAATGACTGGTCCAGCACATTGCCGGTAAATCATAATTCCTATTTCTATCCTTCGGTGAATACCAGCATTTTATTTAATGAAATATTTGCTTTATCCCCGAAAATTGATCTGCTGAAATTACGGGTAGGTTTTGCACAGGTAGGTAATGATACCGATCCTTATCAAACGATGACGAGCTACTATTTTCAGGGGCTTTGGGGAGGCTTGCCCTCCCTGGCTGAGGATGGCAGTTTGAAAAGCCTGCAATTGAAACCTGAAAGCAGTAATACGATCGAATTGGGTACAGAAATGATGTTTTTCAAGAACAGGCTGGGGATTGATATTACCGTTTACAAAACAAATTCCAAAAATCAGATCCTGCCACTGCAAACGGCTAACTCATCAGGCTATGGTAGCCGATTGGTCAATGCCGGAGAGATTGCCAACCGGGGGCTGGAAGTGATGCTTACCACGGTGCCGGTTAAACTCAGCAACTCTTTTCAATGGAACCTGAACGTGAATTTTGCACGGAATGTAAGCAAAGTGGTTGCCCTGGCACCTGGTGTGGATAAGCTGGTACAGGCAGCACCAGGAGAGGATGCCACGATTGAAGCCCGGGTAGGAGAACGGATGGGAGGCTTGTATGGGCCGGGTTTTCAACGGGTAAAAGAAGGGGACCTGAAGGGCATGATTATAATAGGCGCTAACGGCCGTCCACAAATAACGGCGGATCCTATTTATCTGGGTAATATTAATGCAGACTGGACTGCAGGCATTACCAATCGCCTGGCTTATAAAGGTTTCTACGCTGAGGCATTGTTGGATATCAGCCATGGGGGCGTATTTATTTCCCGGTTCCTGAATAAAGCGATAGGTGCCGGACAACTGGCAGAAAGTGCAGAAGGCCGTATTGCCAGGACTAAAGGGGAAGAGTATGACGAATCAAAACCTTATTACAGGGACGGAGCAGCACTGATGCCGGATGGCAGCTACAAACGGAACCTGGAAGTATTTGATGGCACTTTCAGCAAGGGAGTATATGGTACGGCCATCCGCGATTTCCATAAACGTTATTATGATCATAATTCTGAAGCGCAATTGCTGGACAGATCTTTTGTGAAACTGCGGGAGTTGAAAGCCGGATATAGCTTCCCCAAACGCTTGTTTCATCAGCTGCCAGTGCAGTCACTTACGCTTTCACTGGTGGCCCGTAACCTGTTCCTGTGGACTAAAAACCCGCACTTTGACCCGGAAACAGGTGCTTCTACCGGGAATGGCTTAGTAGGTGGATTTGAAAACCTGAGTATCCCTACCAGCCGCAGTATAGGGTTTAACCTGAATGTAAACTTTTAA
- a CDS encoding FecR family protein, translating to MNWEQLIKIIRQQATQKEQEQFDAWVNASTENKALYEALVQRQQLLSQVVDDALVQGAWEKMVPRLGNRIPKTNRVSHNLFKYAAAAIVLVAVVAGSWLLQSRSQKSVSPVPHWVIAKAGSREKKKVILPDNSVVWMQYNSTLQYDSIGFNDTSRLLMLNGEAFFEVANAPEKPFRVQTPHLKITVLGTSFNIAARNNSPQEVTVATGKVKVAGNYVNEILLPAQSVTYDPSTGNLKTGRISLLAATAVKDNQLVFEKDDIVAIAAKMGKWYNRQVIVKGTVRRKISFTGTIKDTGLEDVLEGLGYLAGFTYKIDTTSITIYPDK from the coding sequence TTGAACTGGGAACAACTCATTAAGATCATTCGCCAGCAGGCAACCCAAAAAGAACAGGAGCAGTTTGATGCCTGGGTAAATGCTTCCACCGAAAATAAAGCTTTATATGAGGCATTAGTGCAGCGGCAGCAACTATTGTCGCAAGTGGTGGATGATGCGCTTGTACAGGGAGCGTGGGAAAAGATGGTTCCCCGATTGGGTAACAGGATACCAAAGACTAATAGGGTATCGCATAACCTATTTAAGTATGCCGCTGCAGCAATTGTCTTGGTAGCTGTTGTTGCCGGCTCGTGGCTTTTGCAGTCACGTTCACAAAAGTCTGTTTCACCGGTACCGCATTGGGTAATAGCAAAGGCTGGCAGCCGGGAAAAAAAGAAAGTAATCCTGCCGGATAACAGTGTGGTGTGGATGCAGTATAATTCTACCCTGCAATATGATAGCATTGGTTTTAATGACACGTCCCGGTTACTGATGCTGAATGGAGAAGCCTTTTTTGAAGTGGCTAATGCGCCTGAAAAACCTTTCCGTGTACAAACACCGCATTTGAAAATAACTGTACTGGGCACCTCTTTTAACATCGCCGCCCGGAATAACAGCCCACAGGAGGTAACGGTAGCCACCGGAAAAGTGAAAGTGGCTGGTAATTATGTAAATGAAATCCTGTTACCTGCACAAAGTGTAACCTATGATCCTTCAACAGGAAACCTAAAAACAGGACGTATCAGCTTACTTGCTGCTACTGCTGTAAAAGACAATCAGCTCGTTTTTGAAAAGGATGATATCGTGGCTATAGCAGCTAAAATGGGCAAGTGGTACAACCGACAGGTAATAGTAAAAGGTACGGTACGACGCAAGATATCATTCACAGGTACCATAAAGGATACCGGTTTGGAAGATGTTTTGGAGGGGCTTGGGTATCTGGCCGGATTTACCTATAAAATCGACACAACCAGCATTACTATTTATCCGGATAAATAA
- a CDS encoding sigma-70 family RNA polymerase sigma factor, whose translation MEITTTHTHANKGDWDKESFHALFNEYYPVVCRYTYSIVNDIEQAKDISAELFCNLWQQRGHTSIHTNLKNYLLVSARRMANKYLHQLAKERNGNQEAQYFIDLTTSNTANQYQQLVSRESRVKLDKILLKISPLRKEIIDLKLLGLNNKEIAIVMNLSYKKIEYQLKEAIRELQEEIKAVPELQAELVFLIVNLVLVLS comes from the coding sequence ATGGAAATTACTACTACACATACCCACGCAAATAAAGGTGATTGGGACAAAGAAAGTTTCCATGCCCTGTTTAATGAATATTACCCTGTTGTATGCCGTTATACCTATAGCATTGTAAATGATATAGAACAGGCGAAGGATATCAGCGCAGAATTGTTTTGTAACCTATGGCAACAACGTGGGCACACCAGTATTCATACCAACCTGAAAAATTATCTCCTTGTAAGTGCCCGGAGAATGGCCAACAAATATTTGCACCAGCTGGCCAAAGAAAGGAATGGGAATCAGGAAGCCCAGTACTTTATTGATCTCACAACCAGCAATACTGCCAATCAATACCAACAGCTGGTAAGCCGGGAATCCCGTGTAAAACTGGATAAGATTCTTCTGAAGATCAGCCCGCTCCGCAAAGAAATTATTGACCTGAAATTATTGGGGCTCAATAATAAAGAAATTGCGATTGTAATGAACCTCTCTTATAAAAAAATAGAATACCAGCTGAAAGAAGCGATCAGGGAATTACAGGAAGAAATAAAAGCCGTTCCCGAGCTACAGGCAGAACTGGTTTTCCTGATCGTTAACCTTGTGTTGGTGTTGTCTTAA
- the tatA gene encoding twin-arginine translocase TatA/TatE family subunit, translating into MTTFFVKSQFLFLQEIGVKELLLIALVILLLFGGKKIPELMRGLGKGIKEFKNAKENNDTEVEVKGDSK; encoded by the coding sequence ATGACTACTTTTTTTGTAAAATCTCAGTTTTTATTCCTGCAGGAAATAGGAGTAAAAGAATTGTTGCTGATTGCTTTGGTGATCCTCCTGTTATTTGGCGGAAAGAAAATCCCTGAGTTGATGCGTGGCCTGGGTAAAGGAATCAAGGAATTTAAGAATGCCAAAGAAAATAATGATACAGAAGTAGAAGTAAAGGGTGATTCCAAATAG
- a CDS encoding MFS transporter, whose translation MYITAIEKPRMSFWKIWNMSFGFLGIQFGFALQNGNASRILQTFGAGVEHLSLFWLAAPLTGMIVQPIIGHYSDRTWGPLGRRRPYFLAGALLTALALVFLPNAAVLAYLLPPILIGAGMLMLMDASINVAMEPFRALVADNLPDAQRSTGFSVQTFLIGTGAVLGSWLPYILAEYLQVAKVAPPGQVPDNVVYSFYIGAIVLVGTIVWTVVTTREYSPDEYTRFNPEPAVPEQQPDGRLIDKEAIPEREGLSAILKDFVKMPGAMKQLGLVQFFSWFALFSMWVFTTPAIAQHFYKVQAGDTSSVAFADAGNLVGILFGIYNGVSALYALLLPAIVKATSRKLAHAFSLTAGGLSLIAIFFITTPGMLIYPMIGIGLAWGSILSVPYTMLSSVIPARKVGVYMGIFNFFITFPQIVNGLLGGLIVKHYFNGLAIYALVMAGVFMMMAAVAVLFVKNGEKLIHKA comes from the coding sequence ATGTATATCACAGCTATAGAAAAACCCAGGATGTCATTCTGGAAGATCTGGAACATGAGTTTCGGTTTTCTGGGAATTCAGTTTGGCTTTGCTTTACAGAATGGGAATGCTTCCAGGATTTTACAAACTTTTGGGGCTGGCGTGGAGCATTTATCCCTTTTTTGGCTGGCAGCTCCGTTAACAGGTATGATTGTGCAGCCTATTATTGGCCATTATAGTGACCGTACCTGGGGGCCATTGGGGCGCCGCAGGCCATATTTCCTGGCAGGGGCTTTATTAACGGCCCTGGCGCTGGTGTTTTTACCCAATGCTGCTGTACTGGCGTATTTGCTGCCCCCTATACTGATCGGGGCGGGCATGCTGATGTTGATGGATGCCTCTATCAATGTAGCGATGGAGCCATTTCGCGCGCTTGTAGCCGATAACTTGCCGGATGCGCAACGGAGTACCGGCTTTTCTGTACAGACTTTTCTCATTGGCACAGGAGCGGTGTTGGGCTCCTGGCTACCCTATATTTTGGCGGAATACCTGCAGGTGGCTAAAGTAGCACCTCCTGGTCAGGTGCCGGATAATGTGGTGTATTCCTTTTACATTGGAGCCATCGTATTGGTGGGTACTATTGTATGGACAGTGGTGACTACCCGGGAGTATTCGCCAGACGAATATACCCGGTTTAACCCGGAGCCTGCTGTACCGGAGCAGCAGCCCGATGGACGTTTAATTGATAAGGAGGCCATACCGGAGCGGGAGGGATTAAGTGCTATTCTGAAAGACTTTGTGAAAATGCCGGGAGCCATGAAGCAGTTGGGGTTAGTACAGTTTTTCTCCTGGTTTGCACTGTTTTCCATGTGGGTTTTTACTACGCCTGCCATTGCCCAGCATTTCTATAAAGTACAGGCCGGGGATACCTCGTCTGTGGCGTTTGCAGATGCAGGGAACCTGGTAGGGATCCTGTTTGGCATTTATAATGGGGTATCAGCGCTCTATGCGCTGCTGTTGCCTGCTATTGTAAAGGCTACCAGCCGTAAGCTGGCCCATGCTTTTTCTTTAACGGCAGGCGGACTTTCCCTTATTGCCATTTTCTTTATCACCACACCAGGGATGCTGATTTATCCTATGATAGGGATAGGGCTGGCGTGGGGGAGTATCCTGTCGGTACCTTACACCATGCTGTCCAGTGTGATTCCTGCCAGGAAAGTAGGGGTATATATGGGCATCTTTAACTTTTTTATCACCTTCCCCCAGATTGTGAATGGATTGCTGGGAGGCTTGATAGTCAAGCATTATTTTAATGGGTTGGCCATTTATGCGCTGGTAATGGCGGGTGTTTTTATGATGATGGCCGCCGTTGCCGTATTATTTGTGAAAAATGGTGAAAAGCTGATACACAAGGCCTAG
- a CDS encoding glycoside hydrolase family 65 protein, with product MKQYIKVDEWNIIEEGFAPHLNKISESIFSIGNGRMGQRANFEEQYSGESLPGNYVAGVYYPDKTRVGWWKNGYPEYFAKVLNAANWIGIDIRVDEEVLDLHTCEVKDFRRVLNMKAGYLERSFTAVLKNGKEVRVNAKRFCSIVDDEAGAIRYSITPLNFKGRLVITAFIDGDVKNQDANYDEKFWEEVQREVGDNSAMLTLRTKKTGFDVCTGMLFEVYQEGQRLDMPVQPVENIKYVGGRVNVAITTGQETIIYKYAANLSSENHPKEKLRNSCKAVITAIYEKGFERMLEEQAAAWAEKWEESDISITGDAAAQQGIRFNIFQLNQTYTGQDARLNIGPKGFTGEKYGGSTYWDTEAYCLPFYLSTAQEQVSKNLLIYRHRQLQKAIENAAKLGFTGGAALYPMVTMNGEECHNEWEITFEEIHRNAAIAYAIFNYVRYTGDTAYLADYGLEVLISIARFWVQRVNWSEARQQYVMLGVTGPNEYENNVNNNWYTNTMAVWCLEYALEVMAQVKKEAPAKYTALITRLDFNEETATIAWGKVITQMYYPEDKERGIFLQQDGYMDKEQVLVKDLDPLQRPVNQKWSWDRILRSCFIKQADVLQGIYFLEDRYDMDTIRRNFDFYEPRTVHESSLSPCVHAILAAKLGDEQRAYEFYLRTARLDLDDYNNDTEDGLHITSMAGTWMSVVEGFAGMRVKAGQLCFQPFLPAQWQSFAFKIYFRGVLLKVKVDKKEVYISNESDRDITVCIYGRQIPVSARSEETVGGEMIKL from the coding sequence ATGAAGCAATACATCAAAGTAGATGAGTGGAATATCATCGAGGAGGGATTTGCACCCCATTTAAATAAAATTTCAGAAAGTATTTTCAGCATAGGAAATGGCCGGATGGGCCAACGGGCCAATTTTGAAGAGCAATATTCAGGAGAAAGCTTACCCGGCAATTATGTGGCAGGCGTGTATTACCCGGATAAAACCCGGGTGGGATGGTGGAAGAATGGTTATCCCGAATACTTTGCCAAAGTGTTGAATGCTGCCAACTGGATAGGCATTGATATCCGGGTTGATGAAGAGGTGCTGGACTTGCACACTTGTGAAGTAAAGGATTTCAGGCGGGTGCTGAATATGAAAGCAGGTTATCTGGAAAGGTCTTTTACAGCAGTATTGAAAAATGGCAAGGAAGTGCGGGTCAATGCCAAAAGATTTTGCAGCATTGTAGATGATGAGGCAGGCGCTATACGCTATAGTATTACGCCGCTCAATTTTAAAGGCAGGCTGGTCATTACGGCTTTCATAGATGGGGATGTGAAAAATCAGGATGCCAATTATGATGAGAAATTCTGGGAAGAAGTGCAGCGGGAGGTGGGAGATAATAGTGCTATGCTAACATTGCGCACAAAAAAAACGGGCTTTGATGTATGCACGGGGATGCTTTTTGAGGTGTATCAGGAAGGGCAACGACTGGATATGCCGGTGCAACCGGTGGAGAATATCAAGTATGTAGGTGGACGGGTGAATGTTGCCATCACTACCGGGCAGGAGACGATCATTTATAAATATGCAGCTAATCTCTCGTCAGAAAACCATCCGAAAGAAAAATTACGCAACAGCTGTAAAGCAGTCATCACAGCAATTTATGAAAAGGGCTTTGAAAGGATGTTGGAAGAACAGGCGGCAGCCTGGGCAGAAAAATGGGAAGAGAGTGATATCAGTATCACGGGAGATGCTGCTGCACAACAAGGTATCCGCTTCAATATTTTTCAGCTGAATCAAACCTATACCGGTCAGGATGCCCGGCTTAATATTGGTCCCAAAGGATTTACCGGAGAGAAGTATGGAGGTTCTACCTACTGGGATACAGAAGCCTATTGTTTACCTTTTTACTTGTCTACCGCTCAGGAGCAGGTGTCTAAAAATCTGTTGATTTACCGGCACCGGCAGTTGCAAAAGGCAATTGAAAATGCAGCAAAGCTGGGATTTACCGGAGGGGCGGCCTTGTATCCTATGGTAACAATGAACGGGGAAGAATGTCATAATGAATGGGAAATCACTTTTGAAGAGATTCACCGCAATGCTGCTATTGCCTACGCTATTTTCAATTATGTACGGTATACCGGAGATACTGCTTATCTGGCCGATTACGGGCTGGAAGTATTGATCAGCATTGCGAGGTTCTGGGTGCAGCGGGTCAACTGGAGTGAAGCCCGTCAGCAGTATGTGATGTTAGGAGTGACGGGGCCAAACGAATATGAGAATAATGTAAATAACAACTGGTATACTAATACCATGGCAGTATGGTGCCTGGAATATGCGCTGGAAGTAATGGCGCAGGTGAAAAAAGAAGCACCTGCAAAATATACCGCCCTGATTACCCGCCTGGATTTTAACGAAGAAACAGCTACTATAGCATGGGGGAAAGTGATTACGCAGATGTATTATCCGGAAGATAAAGAGAGGGGCATCTTTTTACAACAGGATGGTTATATGGATAAAGAACAGGTATTGGTGAAAGACCTGGACCCGTTGCAAAGACCTGTTAACCAGAAATGGAGTTGGGACCGTATCCTGCGTTCCTGCTTTATAAAGCAGGCGGACGTTTTACAGGGAATCTATTTTCTGGAGGACCGTTATGATATGGATACTATCCGCCGGAATTTTGATTTTTATGAGCCCCGTACGGTGCATGAAAGTTCTTTGTCGCCTTGTGTGCATGCTATATTGGCGGCAAAGCTGGGAGATGAGCAAAGGGCATATGAGTTTTATCTGCGTACAGCCAGGTTAGACCTGGATGACTACAATAATGATACTGAGGATGGCTTGCATATTACCTCTATGGCAGGAACCTGGATGAGTGTGGTAGAGGGCTTTGCAGGCATGCGGGTAAAAGCAGGGCAATTATGCTTTCAACCTTTTTTGCCCGCTCAATGGCAGTCTTTTGCATTTAAGATCTATTTCAGGGGTGTTTTGTTAAAAGTGAAGGTAGATAAGAAAGAGGTGTATATCAGTAACGAGTCGGACAGGGATATAACGGTGTGCATATACGGACGGCAGATCCCGGTGAGTGCCCGGTCGGAGGAAACTGTGGGTGGCGAGATGATTAAGTTGTAA
- the pgmB gene encoding beta-phosphoglucomutase — MSLEKNSYACIFDLDGVIVDTAVYHYKAWKRLANELGFDFSPEQNEALKGISRVRSLELILAWGGVHKTPAEQQELATRKNDWYVAMIREMTPEDLLPGVKHFLEVLKTRGIKIGLGSASKNAGLILERTGVQTLFDAIVDGNTVSASKPDPEVFIKCAEALQASAVNCVVFEDAIAGIAAAKAGDMKVVGIGDPQVLGAADLVIAGLHEMTIEKLFDL; from the coding sequence ATGTCATTAGAAAAAAATAGTTACGCCTGCATTTTTGACCTGGACGGAGTGATCGTTGATACCGCCGTTTACCATTATAAAGCATGGAAAAGATTGGCCAATGAGCTTGGATTTGATTTTTCACCTGAACAAAATGAAGCGTTGAAAGGGATTAGCCGGGTGCGTTCCCTGGAACTGATATTAGCATGGGGAGGTGTACATAAAACACCTGCAGAGCAGCAGGAACTCGCTACCCGCAAAAACGACTGGTATGTAGCCATGATCCGAGAAATGACACCTGAAGATTTATTGCCGGGGGTGAAACATTTTCTGGAAGTACTCAAAACACGTGGTATAAAGATAGGGCTGGGTTCTGCCAGTAAAAACGCGGGCCTCATATTGGAAAGAACAGGTGTGCAGACTTTGTTTGATGCAATAGTGGACGGGAATACGGTATCGGCTTCCAAGCCAGATCCGGAAGTGTTTATTAAGTGTGCGGAAGCACTGCAGGCAAGTGCCGTTAATTGCGTGGTATTTGAAGATGCCATTGCCGGAATAGCGGCAGCAAAGGCCGGAGATATGAAAGTAGTTGGTATTGGCGATCCGCAAGTATTGGGGGCAGCTGATCTGGTAATTGCTGGTCTGCACGAAATGACCATTGAGAAATTGTTTGATTTATAA